A region of the Mesobacillus jeotgali genome:
GTCGCAAGCTTCAGGAGCAAGTCGGAGCTGGCGAAATTGCTGCAGGAACTATCCCATGTAAAAGCCTATGCGGAAGGGTTGCGCGCCCAAACCCATGAATATTCCAATCGGCTTTACACTCTTCTTGGCCTGATTCAGCTTGGATCATACAAGGAAGCCATTGACTTCATTTCTAAGGAGGTCGATGTAGCCCAGGGATTCATCCAATTTTTAATGAAGGAAGTGCCAGATCCAATCATTGCTGCCTTCGTCCTCGGAAAGTTCAGCCTGGCAAGCGAACTGAAGGTTGACTTTACAATCGACAGGGAGAGCAGCTTTAAAGATGTGCCAAATGAAATAGACAGAGATCACTTGGTGACCATTATCGGGAACCTGGTCAATAATGCCTTTGAAGCCGTCAGGGAGAACGGGAAAGCTGAAAAAAGAGTCATGCTGTTCCTGACCGATCTTGGCAAAGAGCTGATCATTGAAGTAGAAGATAACGGGCGAGGGATAGAAAGCGAAAACAACGAGCACATTTTTCAAGAAGGTTTTACAACGAAGAATAGGAATAGCAATTCAGGTATTGGTTTAAGCCTTGTGCAAAATGCGATTAATCAATTAGGTGGATCCATCACCTTTTCATCTAATCCGGAGGAAGGCACAATTTTCACTGTGGCGATACCAAAAAGCAGGGGGAAATGAACAATGGGGAAAAGGGACATTGAAGTTCTGATTGTCGAGGATGATTTAAGGATAGCCGAAATCCAAAAGCGGTTCATCGAACAAATCGAAGGATTTCAGGCTGTCGGAATTGCAGCCGGTTATGTAGACGCAATAACCTTAATCGATATTTTAAAGCCGGATTTGCTTTTGCTCGATGTTTATTTTCCGGATATGAACGGTCTCGAATTGTTAAAGGAACTCAAGCTGCAGTCAAAGCAAACTGATGTCATTATGATCACGGCAACGAGGGAAATCGAAAAAGTACAAGAAGCGATTAGTATCGGAGTTTTCGATTATATTATCAAGCCTTTAGTGTTTGAACGATTCAAGCAATCACTGCTGAGATATCAGGATTATCATGAAAAATTATCGCAATTAGGCAAAGCCAATCCTGTCGTGACACAGCAGCAGGTTGATAAACTCCTGCGAAAAGAAATGACTGAATTGGATAATGATAAATCTTACCTTCCAAAAGGGATTGACCCGCTGACGCTTGAAAAAGTAATGGAGGTCATTGGCAAGGGTGGAGCGGGACTTACGGCGGAAAGTGTCGCAAAAGAAATTGGCGTCAGCCGGACAACCGCAAGACGGTACCTTGAACATCTTGTATCCATAGAAAAGATAGAAGCTGATCTGACCTATGGCACCGTTGGGCGGCCGGAACGGGTTTATATGAGTATAGGGTAATGAAAACAAACGGGGACATGCGGATATACTGCATGTCCCAAACCATTTTATCCTTTTATTTGGTATAATAGTAAAAAATAACTAGATATATAGAAAAAGGGGTAACGAAAAAACATGGTATTGTTCTTTATCTTAATCTTTCTTGCTGATTTGTTATTAGGCTTCATGCAGGCGCCAGTATGGGCATTTATTTTGGTTAATCTCATTTTCCTCTTACTCTTTATGCTCAAAAGTTTTTATCCGGTTGTTTTTGAAAAGGATCCGGAAAAAATCATGAACTTTATGAAAAATTCCAAACATCCTCATTTCCAGTTCTTTTATTATTTTTTCAATGATCGGCTGGAAGAAGCAGAGAACAAGCTGAATCAAATCAAGTCTCCTTTTTACAGAAGACTTAATGAAGTGAATCTGCTTGTCAAAAGGAAGCAATTTAGTGAGGCAGAGGAGCTGGCGAGAGGATTAAAGGATAGCATGTATAAATGGTATTCCCTTGCTGGGATTGCGATGGAGCAGGGAGATCGTGAATCGTATCAAAAATATAAGGAAAAAGTCAGGAATCCTTTTTACCGAAGGCTATTGGAAATGGATGAAATGGTCCATGATGGGAAGAAGGAAGAGGTGCTCGCTGAACTGGATCATATGATTCCGAATTTGAGAGGGTCGAAGCTGCTCAGCGTTATTCAATATAAACAGGATATATCAAAAAGGCATGAGACTTAATTCTTTATGTAATCGTGGGACAGTTCTATAATGAACTGTCCTTTTTGATATTTTGCGAGATAACGAGAGCAGCCTGAAGGCATAGATTTGCGAAAAGCACATACAAAGAAAAGCTAAATCCATGATATGACTTTCAAAATTTTGACAATAACACCTGTTAATATTTATCCATAAAACCCCACTAAATTTAACAATGTAACTCCGCATATAGTTACAACCAGCCCTACTGTCATAGTTAAAGTGTAGGTTCTTAGTCTTTTAGTATCTATCCAGACTGTCATACCAATAATGACTGTAAATAGGACACCAAAAAACAATGCAGCAAAAGGATTGGTAGGTGTAATCCAATCATACCAACTAAGAAAGTCCATCATTCTCATCTCCATTTCACTAAAATCATCACTTGAAAACCAAATGAATTAATTCGAATTAATGCCTCGCTAGTTGAAAAATGTTCATAATAATATATTCTACAAAAAGTAATATTTTTCCTTTATTAGCCAACAATTTTGAAACCATTTAGAAATCCAATTTGTTAATTCTCATTTACTGTCTTTATACTGAATTTTTACAAAACTCAGGTTATACATTAATAATTTCCACTTAATCTATTACTAGATTCAAAATAATACATAGATGAGGAGAGATAAGGTATGACTGAACAAATGGCTACTAACGGTTTGAACCGAAGGGATTTCTTGAAAGCAGGAGGGATGAGTGCGCTTGCTCTTACTCTTGGTTCCACTGGAGTAATGGGACTGGGTTCAACAACATCTGCAGATTCTCCTGGAAATCCAACCAGCGGATTTGGCGGGTACGGAAATTTGGTTCCAGATCCTAATGGTATTCTCGATCTTCCAAAAGGCTTCCATTACAAAATCATCTCGAGAGAAGGCGACTTGATGACAGACGGAACCAAGATTCCTGGTGCTTTTGATGGAATGGCAGCTTTTGAAGGACCGAACAACACAACGATTCTTGTTCGAAATCATGAATTGTCATCCGGTCCGGCATTTGGAAGAAATCCTTATGATGCAAATGCTCAGGGTGGAACCACTGCTCTTGTTGTAGGGGCAAATCGTGAAGTGATCAAAGAATATGTGACATCTTCCGGAACCATCCGAAATTGCGCAGGTGGAGCAACACCTTGGGGAACTTGGTTAACTTGCGAAGAAAACCGTTCCGAGGGACATGGATATGTATTCGAAGTGGATCCGACTCAGCCTGAGAATGATATGTCCAAAACGCCAATCAAGGAAATGGGCCGTTTTGCACACGAAGCATGTGCCATTGACCCGGCGACAGGATATGTCTACTTGACCGAAGATGCAAGCCCAAGCTTCCTGTATCGTTTCATCCCAAATGACTTGAGCCAGAAGCCAGGTGCGCTTCAAAAGGGAGGCACGCTTTATGCAGCTGCGATTGAAGAGGTCACTGACCCATCTGCCAGCACATTCAAAACAGGACAAACTTTTAAAGTTGTTTGGAAAGAAGTAAATCCTCATTGGTGCCGTGAAGAAGCTGCTGCGCAAAACTGCATTGTGTTCTCAAGACTTGAGGGAGCCTTCTTCCAAGAGGGAGTCTTCTGGTTCGATGATACATCTGCCGGTGAAAAAAAGCTTGGCCGAGTTTATCGATATGTTCCACATACGAATACATTGGAGCTATTCTATGAGGGGAATGATGCAAAGCAAATGGAATACCCGGACAATATTTGCTGTACCCCTTGGGGCGACCTCTGGTATGCAGAAGATGGTTCTGGCCAGGACCGTATAATGGGAATTACCCCAGAAGGCAAGGTTTATCCTTTTGCCGCC
Encoded here:
- a CDS encoding response regulator, translated to MGKRDIEVLIVEDDLRIAEIQKRFIEQIEGFQAVGIAAGYVDAITLIDILKPDLLLLDVYFPDMNGLELLKELKLQSKQTDVIMITATREIEKVQEAISIGVFDYIIKPLVFERFKQSLLRYQDYHEKLSQLGKANPVVTQQQVDKLLRKEMTELDNDKSYLPKGIDPLTLEKVMEVIGKGGAGLTAESVAKEIGVSRTTARRYLEHLVSIEKIEADLTYGTVGRPERVYMSIG
- a CDS encoding alkaline phosphatase PhoX, with amino-acid sequence MTEQMATNGLNRRDFLKAGGMSALALTLGSTGVMGLGSTTSADSPGNPTSGFGGYGNLVPDPNGILDLPKGFHYKIISREGDLMTDGTKIPGAFDGMAAFEGPNNTTILVRNHELSSGPAFGRNPYDANAQGGTTALVVGANREVIKEYVTSSGTIRNCAGGATPWGTWLTCEENRSEGHGYVFEVDPTQPENDMSKTPIKEMGRFAHEACAIDPATGYVYLTEDASPSFLYRFIPNDLSQKPGALQKGGTLYAAAIEEVTDPSASTFKTGQTFKVVWKEVNPHWCREEAAAQNCIVFSRLEGAFFQEGVFWFDDTSAGEKKLGRVYRYVPHTNTLELFYEGNDAKQMEYPDNICCTPWGDLWYAEDGSGQDRIMGITPEGKVYPFAANRLSDSELAGPTFSPDGNTLFVNIQSPGKTFAIWGPFQRRNSARAREMSFAAPANLAPQVSEKVARAAKAQGMSILEAAAFERHGVKMI